In Buchnera aphidicola (Ceratoglyphina bambusae), a single window of DNA contains:
- a CDS encoding elongation factor P translates to MIFCNSNNFKNGLKIIFNKVPFNIEHVEFVKPGKGQTFIRTKIRNLINNRLLEKTLRSNENFELADIENIKISFLYKSEDTFYFMNLKNYDQISTKYNNIKNVLNWILQGEKYSGLVWNKNLISVIPKKFMNFKIYDFEKFSKNNVNSKNKLAILKNGIKICVPLFIKINDIIKIDTKNSKYVSRVKQ, encoded by the coding sequence ATGATATTTTGTAATAGTAATAATTTTAAAAATGGATTAAAAATTATTTTTAATAAAGTTCCTTTTAATATAGAACATGTTGAATTTGTAAAACCAGGCAAAGGACAAACTTTTATAAGAACTAAAATTAGAAATTTAATAAATAATAGATTGTTAGAAAAAACCTTAAGATCTAATGAAAATTTTGAACTAGCAGATATAGAAAATATAAAAATTTCTTTTTTATATAAATCTGAAGACACTTTTTATTTTATGAACTTAAAAAATTATGACCAAATTTCAACAAAATATAATAATATAAAAAATGTATTAAATTGGATATTGCAAGGAGAAAAATATTCTGGATTAGTATGGAACAAAAATTTAATTTCAGTCATTCCTAAAAAATTTATGAATTTTAAAATTTATGATTTTGAAAAATTTTCTAAAAACAATGTAAATTCTAAAAATAAATTAGCAATTTTAAAAAACGGAATTAAAATTTGTGTACCTTTATTTATTAAAATAAATGATATTATAAAAATAGATACTAAAAATTCTAAATATGTTTCTAGAGTTAAACAATAA
- the dnaC gene encoding DNA replication protein DnaC produces the protein MKKNTINFLKRLKKLIPSHIKPKFKNDKDLLSWNQEQGIISSKSILKKNKIMKIKKTFNKSGIKELYIKCSFKNYKIEHKGHERVLKAAKKYAKNFNNNISSFIFSGNPGTGKNHLASAIGNYLILKGKTVLIVTVADLMSNMKGTFNGSNHMTEENLLNKLSTVDLLMIDEIGMQTESRYEKIVINQIVDRRSSSKRSTGMLSNLNHEGMKNLLGERVIDRMRLGNSLWLNFEWNSYRKYV, from the coding sequence ATGAAAAAAAATACTATTAATTTTTTAAAAAGATTAAAAAAATTAATTCCAAGTCATATAAAACCAAAATTTAAAAATGATAAAGATTTATTATCTTGGAATCAAGAGCAAGGAATAATTTCTTCTAAATCTATTTTAAAAAAAAATAAAATTATGAAAATAAAAAAAACATTTAACAAATCAGGAATAAAAGAATTATATATAAAATGTTCATTTAAAAATTATAAAATAGAACATAAAGGACATGAAAGAGTTTTAAAAGCAGCAAAAAAATATGCTAAAAATTTTAACAACAATATCTCTAGTTTTATATTTTCAGGAAACCCAGGAACTGGAAAAAATCATTTAGCTTCAGCTATTGGTAATTACTTAATATTAAAAGGAAAAACTGTTTTAATAGTTACAGTAGCAGATTTAATGTCTAATATGAAAGGAACTTTCAATGGTTCCAATCATATGACAGAAGAAAATTTATTAAACAAACTAAGTACAGTTGATCTTTTAATGATAGACGAAATAGGAATGCAAACAGAATCTAGATATGAAAAAATAGTTATAAACCAAATTGTAGACAGAAGATCTTCTTCAAAAAGATCTACTGGCATGCTATCAAATTTAAATCATGAAGGAATGAAAAATTTATTAGGAGAAAGAGTCATAGATAGAATGAGGTTAGGAAACAGTTTATGGTTAAATTTTGAATGGAATAGTTATAGAAAATATGTATAA
- a CDS encoding DnaT-like ssDNA-binding domain-containing protein — translation MNMKKINSLNETIENFIKNPLKILYKSKKEIISIVKNDMPVMYIFSPKSIKKIISKNNKYIKKKKIKRFNNIINKKILESKLKMNHKFSMHKNWKPDKDFLKKASIWGININKKVSKNELNAFIDYWEAEGRFLHNIQWQQKLAYSLKITRSIKSKVYKNEINKICSKNSIIPDGFRDK, via the coding sequence ATGAATATGAAAAAAATAAATAGTTTAAACGAAACTATAGAAAATTTTATAAAAAATCCATTAAAAATTTTGTATAAAAGCAAAAAAGAAATTATATCTATAGTTAAAAATGATATGCCTGTAATGTATATTTTTAGCCCTAAATCTATAAAAAAAATTATATCTAAAAATAATAAATATATAAAAAAAAAAAAAATAAAAAGATTTAATAACATAATTAATAAGAAAATATTAGAATCAAAATTAAAAATGAATCATAAATTTTCAATGCATAAAAATTGGAAACCTGATAAAGATTTTTTAAAAAAAGCCTCTATATGGGGGATCAATATAAATAAAAAAGTTTCTAAGAATGAATTAAATGCATTTATAGATTATTGGGAAGCTGAGGGAAGATTTTTACATAATATACAATGGCAACAAAAATTAGCTTATAGTTTAAAAATAACTAGATCAATAAAATCAAAAGTATATAAAAATGAAATAAATAAGATATGCTCCAAAAATAGTATTATTCCAGATGGTTTTAGAGATAAATAA
- the rsmD gene encoding 16S rRNA (guanine(966)-N(2))-methyltransferase RsmD has protein sequence MKIIAGKFKSRIIKINKNKKLKPTTNLMKKTLFNWLSNYIKNSKCLDCFSGSAALGIEAISRNAKFVTCLEKNFNIYKNILKNINNLSIKNIEIINVNSIIWLKKYGKPYDIIFLDPPFKTTIINYIITLLKKNNWTKKNTFIYLENQIKKKIFIPKNWKKYKKKTVGQTIGNLYIIK, from the coding sequence ATGAAAATAATTGCCGGAAAATTTAAATCTAGAATTATAAAAATAAATAAAAACAAAAAGTTAAAACCAACAACAAATTTAATGAAAAAAACATTATTTAACTGGTTATCTAACTATATAAAAAATTCTAAATGTTTAGATTGTTTTTCAGGAAGCGCTGCTTTAGGAATAGAAGCTATATCAAGAAATGCTAAATTTGTAACTTGCTTAGAAAAAAACTTTAATATATATAAAAATATATTAAAAAATATAAATAATCTATCAATAAAAAATATTGAAATTATAAATGTAAATTCAATTATATGGTTAAAAAAATATGGAAAACCATATGATATAATATTTTTAGACCCACCATTTAAAACAACAATTATAAATTATATAATAACTTTATTAAAAAAAAATAATTGGACAAAAAAAAATACATTTATATATTTAGAAAATCAAATTAAAAAAAAAATATTTATACCTAAAAATTGGAAAAAATATAAAAAAAAAACTGTAGGACAAACTATTGGTAATTTATATATAATAAAATAA
- the ftsY gene encoding signal recognition particle-docking protein FtsY, producing MENKLLLCDIGFDTSSKIISELISEVDSKNIVDKELIYKILQKKLLNILKYSDKPLIIKKKYPFLILIVGVNGVGKTTTIGKLAWMYKNQGKSVMIAAGDTFRAAAIDQLKIISKKIDVPIVSQHYRSDSASVIFDAINSARSKNIEILIADTSGRLHNNKNFIFELKKIVKVSKKIDINFPDEIILIIDSSSGHNVIEQTKIFYKELNITGIIFTKLDGSAKGGMIFNISDKFNIPIRYVCLGENKEDLYEFKKKDFVESILK from the coding sequence TTGGAAAATAAATTATTGTTATGTGATATAGGATTTGATACTTCTTCTAAAATAATATCTGAGCTAATAAGCGAAGTTGATTCAAAAAATATAGTTGATAAAGAATTAATTTATAAAATTTTACAGAAAAAGTTACTAAATATATTAAAATATTCAGACAAACCTTTAATTATAAAAAAAAAATATCCATTTTTAATTTTAATAGTAGGAGTAAATGGTGTAGGGAAAACTACTACTATCGGAAAATTAGCTTGGATGTATAAAAATCAAGGTAAATCGGTTATGATAGCTGCAGGTGATACATTTAGAGCTGCTGCTATAGATCAATTAAAAATTATTTCAAAAAAAATAGATGTTCCAATAGTTTCCCAACATTATAGATCTGATTCTGCTTCAGTCATATTTGATGCCATAAATTCTGCGAGAAGTAAAAATATTGAGATATTAATAGCAGATACTTCTGGAAGACTGCATAATAATAAAAATTTTATATTTGAATTAAAAAAAATTGTAAAAGTTTCAAAAAAAATAGATATAAATTTTCCAGATGAAATAATTTTAATTATAGATTCATCCAGCGGTCATAATGTTATAGAACAAACTAAAATATTTTACAAAGAATTGAATATAACTGGAATAATTTTTACTAAACTTGATGGCTCTGCTAAGGGTGGAATGATATTTAATATATCTGATAAATTTAATATTCCCATAAGATATGTATGTTTAGGAGAAAATAAAGAAGATTTATATGAATTTAAAAAAAAAGATTTTGTTGAATCTATTTTAAAATAA
- the rpoH gene encoding RNA polymerase sigma factor RpoH, translated as MLKTFYTVSNGSLGNLNSYIKLIFSWPVLDKEKEINLSKLLYYKNDLNAAKTLVLSNLRFVIHISKNYLGYGLLQSDLIQEGNIGLMKAVKKFNPKIGVRLISFAVHWIKSEIHEYILKNWRIVKVATTKSQRKLFFNIRKNKKKFGWFNKKELELVAEELGVTCEEVQEMESRMSTKDITFNFSSIDEKKDLKFKYISSYLKDKTSNFANVFEKDNLGKYNNSKLNNALLNLDKRSRYIINSRWLYNNRKRTLQSLAKYYGISAERVRQIEKVAMKKLKLEIEN; from the coding sequence ATGTTAAAAACTTTTTATACTGTTTCTAATGGATCTTTAGGTAATTTAAATTCTTATATAAAATTAATTTTTTCTTGGCCTGTACTTGATAAAGAAAAAGAAATAAATCTTTCTAAACTTTTATATTATAAAAATGATTTAAACGCAGCAAAAACTTTAGTTTTATCTAATCTAAGGTTTGTAATACATATATCAAAAAATTATTTAGGATATGGTTTATTACAATCAGATTTAATACAAGAAGGAAATATAGGATTGATGAAAGCAGTTAAGAAGTTTAATCCTAAAATAGGAGTTAGATTAATATCTTTTGCTGTACATTGGATAAAGTCAGAAATACATGAATACATTCTAAAAAATTGGAGAATAGTTAAAGTAGCTACTACTAAATCTCAAAGAAAACTATTTTTTAACATAAGAAAGAACAAAAAAAAATTTGGTTGGTTTAATAAAAAAGAATTAGAACTAGTTGCAGAAGAATTAGGTGTTACATGTGAAGAAGTTCAAGAAATGGAATCTAGAATGTCTACCAAAGACATCACATTTAATTTTTCTTCAATAGATGAAAAAAAAGATTTGAAATTTAAATATATTTCTTCATATTTAAAAGATAAAACTTCTAATTTTGCGAATGTTTTTGAGAAAGATAACTTAGGAAAATATAATAATAGTAAATTGAACAATGCTTTATTAAATTTAGATAAGAGAAGTAGATATATTATAAATTCTAGATGGTTGTATAATAATAGAAAACGTACTTTACAAAGTTTAGCTAAATATTATGGTATTTCTGCTGAAAGAGTAAGACAAATAGAAAAAGTTGCTATGAAAAAATTAAAATTAGAAATAGAAAATTAA
- the metE gene encoding 5-methyltetrahydropteroyltriglutamate--homocysteine S-methyltransferase, giving the protein MNIFSHILGFPRIGSMRELKISQEKYWNNEINKKKLFEEGKKILKKNWHIQKSKGLDFISIGDFCWYDHVLQTSMMIGNIPERHKNINNRTIDIDTLFKVARGSSSIGDSSDASEMTKWFNTNYHYIVPEFKKNSFFKFSWNQIIEEVDYAINLGFKRIKVILLGPISYLWLGKKVDNNNFSRLELLDKILPIYKYILSELRNRNVDYVQIDEPILVLDLKKKWLNSFIYSYNFLYNENNKILLTTYFGNISHNINTIKNIPVSGIHIDCVSEKYNIKDIEKKIPEDWILSLGVINGRNIWKSNLKKIYKKINCIIKNNIKRKIFLGSSCSLIHVPVDFDLEKNLKKKFSNIFSFAVQKCEELSLLTKCLNNSDINLLNKIIIYDNKVKINTKFNLNIKKKCLYRTSSYDKRYIKQKDNLKLPILPITTIGSFPQTEILRKIRLNFKNKKIDNVTYDNAIKKYIKNVILEQEKLGIDVLVHGEPERNDMVEYFGENLEGFVFTEFGWVQSYGSRCVKPPIIISDVYRKKPITLRWIKYAKSKTNKLVKGMLTGPITILLWSFCREDISKNIISKQIAISLRDEVKDLEKLGIKIIQIDEPAIREGLPLRKKFKKEYLSWAVDAFKLSSSVVKDETQIHTHMCYSEFSDIIDAIIKLDADVITIESSKSSFKILKFFEKNKYPNSIGPGIYDIHNPNIPSKRDLEINIKKCIKKINIKNLWINPDCGLKTRTWKETKLSLKNMVLSVKNIRNKLLKK; this is encoded by the coding sequence ATGAATATTTTTAGTCATATATTAGGATTTCCAAGAATAGGTTCTATGAGAGAATTAAAAATATCTCAAGAAAAATATTGGAATAATGAAATTAATAAAAAAAAATTGTTTGAAGAAGGTAAAAAAATATTAAAAAAAAATTGGCATATTCAAAAATCTAAAGGATTAGACTTCATTTCTATTGGGGATTTTTGTTGGTATGATCATGTTTTGCAAACTAGTATGATGATTGGAAATATACCAGAAAGACATAAAAATATTAATAATAGAACTATTGATATAGATACTTTATTTAAAGTTGCTAGAGGATCATCTTCTATTGGAGATTCTTCTGATGCTTCTGAGATGACTAAATGGTTTAATACTAATTATCATTATATAGTACCAGAATTTAAGAAAAATTCTTTTTTTAAATTTTCATGGAATCAAATAATAGAAGAAGTTGACTATGCTATAAATTTAGGATTTAAGCGAATAAAAGTTATTTTGTTAGGACCCATAAGTTATTTATGGTTGGGTAAAAAAGTAGATAATAATAATTTTAGTAGATTAGAACTTTTAGATAAAATTTTACCAATATATAAATATATTTTGTCAGAATTACGTAATAGAAATGTTGACTATGTTCAAATCGATGAGCCTATATTAGTTTTAGACTTAAAAAAAAAATGGCTAAATTCTTTTATATATTCATATAATTTTTTATATAATGAAAACAACAAAATTTTATTAACTACTTATTTTGGTAATATTAGTCATAACATAAATACTATAAAGAACATTCCTGTAAGTGGAATTCATATAGATTGTGTTAGTGAAAAATATAATATTAAAGATATAGAAAAAAAAATACCAGAAGATTGGATATTATCTTTGGGTGTTATAAATGGAAGGAATATATGGAAATCTAATTTAAAAAAAATATATAAAAAAATAAATTGTATTATTAAAAATAATATTAAGAGAAAAATATTTTTAGGAAGTTCTTGTTCATTAATTCACGTTCCAGTTGATTTTGATTTAGAAAAAAATCTTAAAAAAAAATTTAGTAATATTTTTTCTTTTGCTGTGCAAAAATGTGAAGAATTATCATTATTAACTAAATGTTTAAATAATTCAGACATAAATTTATTAAATAAAATTATAATATATGATAACAAAGTAAAAATAAATACAAAATTTAATTTAAATATTAAAAAAAAATGTTTATATAGAACAAGTTCTTATGATAAAAGATATATAAAACAAAAAGATAATTTAAAATTACCTATATTACCTATTACGACTATAGGATCATTTCCTCAAACAGAAATTTTAAGAAAAATTAGATTGAATTTTAAAAATAAAAAAATAGATAACGTTACTTATGATAATGCTATTAAAAAATATATTAAAAATGTAATTTTAGAACAAGAAAAGTTAGGTATAGATGTATTAGTTCATGGAGAACCAGAAAGAAATGACATGGTGGAATATTTTGGAGAAAATTTAGAAGGATTTGTTTTTACAGAATTTGGATGGGTTCAAAGTTACGGATCTAGATGTGTAAAACCTCCTATTATAATTAGTGATGTTTATAGAAAAAAACCTATTACATTAAGATGGATAAAATACGCTAAATCCAAAACTAATAAATTAGTTAAAGGAATGTTAACTGGGCCAATAACTATTTTATTGTGGTCTTTTTGTAGAGAAGATATATCAAAAAATATTATATCTAAACAAATTGCTATTTCTTTAAGAGATGAAGTAAAAGATTTAGAAAAATTAGGAATAAAAATAATTCAAATTGATGAGCCTGCTATTAGAGAAGGATTACCTCTAAGAAAAAAATTTAAAAAGGAATATTTATCTTGGGCTGTAGATGCATTTAAATTGTCTTCTTCTGTAGTAAAAGATGAAACACAAATTCATACACACATGTGTTATTCAGAATTTAGTGATATTATAGATGCTATAATAAAGTTAGATGCTGATGTAATTACTATAGAATCGTCTAAATCTAGTTTTAAAATTTTAAAATTTTTTGAAAAAAATAAGTATCCTAATAGTATAGGTCCTGGAATATATGATATTCATAATCCTAATATCCCTAGTAAAAGAGATTTAGAAATTAACATAAAAAAATGTATAAAAAAAATT